In a single window of the Anaerocolumna cellulosilytica genome:
- a CDS encoding uracil-DNA glycosylase: MGMIQNDWLDSLRDEFNKTYYKELYAFIKEEYSKTVVYPPADDIFNAFHFTPLSKVKVLLLGQDPYHNEHQAHGMSFSVLPEQSDIPPSLQNIYKELKEDMNCYIPNNGYLKKWADQGVLLLNTVLTVRAHQANSHQGRGWEQFTDAVIQAINAQDRPIVYFLWGRPAQMKKSMLTNPKHLILTAPHPSPLSAYRGFFGSKHFSQANEFLKANGSEPIDWQIDNI; encoded by the coding sequence ATGGGCATGATACAAAACGACTGGCTGGATTCCTTACGGGATGAGTTTAATAAAACGTACTATAAAGAACTATATGCATTTATAAAAGAGGAATACTCAAAAACTGTGGTATATCCCCCGGCTGATGATATATTCAACGCCTTTCATTTTACACCTTTAAGTAAAGTGAAAGTACTATTGTTGGGACAAGACCCATACCACAATGAGCACCAGGCGCACGGGATGAGTTTTTCTGTATTACCGGAGCAATCGGACATTCCGCCATCACTGCAAAATATATATAAAGAACTTAAAGAAGATATGAATTGTTATATTCCGAACAATGGTTATCTTAAAAAATGGGCTGACCAGGGGGTATTGTTATTAAATACTGTTCTGACGGTTCGTGCACATCAGGCGAATTCCCATCAGGGTAGAGGTTGGGAGCAGTTTACCGATGCTGTAATACAGGCTATTAATGCCCAGGATAGACCGATTGTGTATTTCTTATGGGGAAGACCGGCACAGATGAAAAAATCCATGTTAACAAATCCTAAGCACTTAATATTAACCGCACCTCATCCAAGTCCTTTATCTGCTTATCGTGGATTTTTCGGCTCTAAACATTTTAGTCAGGCGAATGAATTTTTAAAGGCTAATGGAAGTGAACCCATTGACTGGCAGATTGATAATATTTAA
- a CDS encoding 5-methyltetrahydropteroyltriglutamate--homocysteine S-methyltransferase: MSKNAPFKFDIVGSFLRPSYLKKARSEYAEGKINNAALMEVEDRAITELIAKQKEIGLPVITDGEFRRSSWHLDFMWAFQGVGHEKTKTGIPFHGEPALIDDTFLTGKISVDHHPFADHFKFVKQFEDENTVARQTIPAPAQFFFQMITPDNLERTKAIYPTEEALILDIANGYKKVIKELYAAGCRNIQFDDCTWGVCVDSNARFILGTDEEGLQQVIDKLIRINNLAIEDKPEDLVINTHICRGNFHSTWACQGGYDRVAKDLFARENVNAFYLEFDDERSGDFEPLQYVSGNKKVVLGLITTKSPVLEEKEYIIKRIREAEKYIPLERLCLSPQCGFASTEEGNKLTEEEQWAKLKLVREIAEEIWK, translated from the coding sequence ATGAGTAAAAATGCACCGTTTAAATTTGATATAGTGGGAAGTTTTTTAAGACCTTCGTATTTAAAAAAGGCCAGAAGTGAATATGCAGAGGGGAAAATTAATAATGCGGCATTAATGGAAGTTGAAGACAGAGCTATAACAGAATTAATTGCAAAGCAGAAAGAAATCGGACTTCCCGTTATTACGGATGGAGAATTTAGAAGAAGTTCCTGGCATCTTGATTTTATGTGGGCATTTCAGGGTGTAGGGCATGAAAAGACTAAGACCGGTATCCCTTTCCATGGAGAACCTGCCTTGATTGATGATACCTTCCTCACAGGTAAGATATCAGTAGACCATCATCCGTTTGCAGACCACTTTAAATTCGTAAAACAATTTGAAGACGAGAATACAGTGGCACGTCAGACGATACCTGCACCGGCGCAGTTCTTTTTTCAAATGATTACACCTGATAATCTGGAAAGAACCAAAGCAATCTATCCTACGGAAGAAGCGTTAATTCTTGACATTGCCAATGGTTATAAGAAGGTAATCAAGGAGCTATATGCAGCAGGCTGTAGAAATATTCAGTTCGATGATTGCACCTGGGGTGTGTGTGTTGATTCCAATGCCCGCTTTATTTTGGGAACGGATGAAGAGGGATTACAACAGGTAATAGATAAACTAATTCGTATCAATAATCTTGCTATTGAGGATAAACCAGAGGATTTGGTTATCAACACTCATATCTGTCGTGGTAATTTTCACTCCACCTGGGCTTGCCAGGGTGGTTATGACCGTGTGGCAAAAGACCTTTTTGCGAGGGAAAATGTAAATGCCTTTTATCTGGAATTTGATGATGAACGCTCCGGTGACTTTGAACCCCTTCAATATGTCAGTGGGAATAAGAAGGTTGTATTAGGACTAATCACGACAAAGTCTCCGGTTCTTGAAGAAAAGGAGTATATCATAAAACGTATCCGGGAAGCCGAAAAGTACATTCCATTAGAACGCTTATGCTTAAGTCCTCAGTGTGGATTTGCATCTACGGAGGAAGGGAATAAGCTTACGGAAGAAGAACAATGGGCAAAACTGAAATTGGTTAGAGAGATTGCAGAAGAAATATGGAAGTAA